Proteins from a single region of Anastrepha ludens isolate Willacy chromosome 5, idAnaLude1.1, whole genome shotgun sequence:
- the LOC128863019 gene encoding uncharacterized protein LOC128863019, producing MLHNMQRRRLGSVGDSAPPSESSEGTNSSEQNELMINPDWSTHSHTSSVHTNTHTTASTTNTVNNHNNSYFIGSDVDADTLSIDTTSNSNLSEYERGQVESFFGGLGTEIFVCSSLANLYEGTGKEGDWRLVFTGIPVVLHDRGSARARTVPRVTLVLAERGSSFALWSDRIDNLSNYRVAGPSFHTMCLSTNHQQLIGFSFDSTDSARELYHHIEKLVSDPENIALSVPGKKKQKQKRVKPAPLPPKSQISQPCQFQHVTSVTKDDTDRYYSMQAFAPSVKHR from the coding sequence ctCCACAACATGCAACGTCGTCGCTTAGGCTCCGTTGGCGATTCGGCACCACCATCCGAATCCTCCGAGGGCACAAATTCTTCCGAGCAGAATGAGCTGATGATCAATCCCGATTGGTCGACACACTCACACACCTCCTCGGTACACACAAATACGCACACCACTGCGTCGACTACCAATACAGTGAACAATCACAATAATTCATATTTCATTGGCTCCGATGTGGATGCCGACACGCTCAGCATCGACACCACGAGCAACTCAAATCTATCCGAATACGAACGCGGTCAAGTGGAGAGTTTTTTCGGTGGCTTGGGCACAGAAATATTCGTATGCTCATCGCTAGCCAACCTCTACGAAGGCACCGGCAAGGAGGGTGATTGGCGTCTCGTCTTCACCGGCATACCAGTCGTCTTGCACGATCGCGGCAGTGCACGCGCACGCACCGTACCACGTGTCACACTCGTGCTAGCCGAACGCGGTTCTTCCTTTGCGCTCTGGTCGGATCGCATTGACAATTTGTCAAATTATCGCGTCGCTGGCCCATCCTTTCACACGATGTGCCTCTCAACGAACCATCAGCAGCTGATTGGCTTCAGTTTCGATTCAACCGACTCGGCACGTGAACTCTATCATCACATTGAGAAGCTGGTGAGTGATCCGGAGAATATAGCACTCTCAGTGCCGGGTAAAAAGAAGCAGAAACAGAAGCGTGTGAAGCCAGCACCGTTGCCGCCCAAATCGCAGATTTCACAGCCATGTCAATTTCAGCACGTAACGAGTGTCACGAAGGACGACACAGACCGGTACTATAGCATGCAGGCATTTGCGCCGTCGGTAAAGCATCGTTGA